Proteins encoded by one window of Rutidosis leptorrhynchoides isolate AG116_Rl617_1_P2 chromosome 7, CSIRO_AGI_Rlap_v1, whole genome shotgun sequence:
- the LOC139858464 gene encoding elongation factor 1-gamma 2-like: MTLIMHAGRRNRNVYKALIVAEYVGVEVKMCDNFKVGVSNRSSEFIKMNPLGHFPVLETPYGPIFESNAIARYVAHGSPLLGSSPIEYASFFLSLSLT, translated from the exons ATGACGCTG ATTATGCACGCCGGAAGGCGAAACAGGAATGTGTATAAAGCGCTAATTGTTGCAGAATATGTTGGTGTTGAAGTCAAAATGTGTGATAATTTTAAGGTTGGCGTGTCAAACAGGTCTTCCGAGTTTATCAAGATGAACCCCCTTGGACAT TTTCCTGTCCTCGAGACGCCATATGGACCTATATTTGAGAGTAATGCAATTGCTCGCTATG TTGCCCATGGAAGCCCTCTCCTTGGATCTTCACCTATAGAATATGCAAGTTTTTTCCTCTCTTTATCTCTCACGTGA
- the LOC139859112 gene encoding probable elongation factor 1-gamma 2, which produces MKLLFCLKNQQGQIEQWIDFSSSKLDVNLKRLLLPRVGYGPLIKPAEDIFIAEVKRGLGTLNKHLASRTFLVGDSVTLADIITTCNLLLGFQLLMPKSFTSEYPHVETYFGTWSIKQSLVR; this is translated from the exons ATGAAGCTTTTGTTTTGTCTTAAAAACCAACAGGGCCAAATTGAGCAATGGATTGATTTTTCTTCATCTAAGCTTGATGTAAATTTGAAACGTCTGCTCTTACCAAGAGTTGGATATGGTCCCCTCATCAAACCT GCGGAGGATATTTTTATTGCTGAGGTTAAGAGAGGTCTTGGTACTCTGAACAAACATCTTGCTTCACGTACTTTCTTAGTTGGTGATTCAGTGACATTGGCTGATATCATTACCACGTGCAACTTGCTATTGGGGTTTCAGTTGTTGATGCCTAAGAGTTTTACGTCCGAGTATCCACATGTTGAGACATACTTTGGAACATGGTCAATCAAACAAAGTTTAGTAAGATAA